The proteins below come from a single Chryseobacterium sp. MA9 genomic window:
- a CDS encoding T9SS type A sorting domain-containing protein translates to MKTYLLLGQRTMKAAILASFLFLTSTMSFAQIVKTYASSQTNQVLGVCLGCGVLNPQNAVGSNETDYSTIQVSVGLLARTEQTLIFPTTNIANNTNKLVIGIGSNGTPLSAQVLGGVTIETFNGNVSNNDYQNLTNKLLNIGAGDPSLGEVELTMNIPFDRVKINVNSGLLNIGGELRVYYAYQYKDPFINFMAHSKDGQFTLDKNISAQGSEVSLTNTSGKEVFRSKLTSNTFETKQPQGVYIMTLQTKEGKTYSKKVIIK, encoded by the coding sequence ATGAAAACTTATTTATTACTTGGCCAACGCACGATGAAAGCTGCAATTTTGGCATCATTCCTATTTTTAACAAGCACAATGTCTTTTGCACAGATTGTGAAAACCTATGCAAGCAGCCAAACCAATCAGGTATTGGGAGTATGTTTAGGTTGCGGAGTATTGAACCCTCAAAATGCGGTAGGAAGTAACGAAACCGACTACTCTACGATCCAGGTGTCAGTAGGTCTTTTGGCAAGAACGGAACAGACATTGATCTTCCCAACTACCAATATCGCTAACAACACCAATAAACTGGTAATTGGAATTGGTTCAAATGGTACTCCACTATCTGCTCAGGTATTAGGAGGTGTAACGATTGAAACATTTAACGGAAATGTTTCCAACAACGACTACCAAAATCTTACCAATAAGCTGCTCAACATTGGAGCTGGAGATCCAAGCTTAGGTGAGGTTGAGCTTACCATGAATATTCCTTTTGACCGCGTTAAAATCAATGTGAATTCAGGATTATTGAATATTGGCGGTGAGCTTAGAGTATATTATGCTTATCAGTATAAAGATCCGTTCATCAATTTCATGGCTCACAGTAAGGATGGGCAGTTTACTCTTGACAAAAATATTTCTGCACAAGGTTCAGAGGTTAGCCTAACCAATACTTCAGGAAAAGAGGTATTCCGTTCTAAGCTGACATCGAATACATTTGAAACAAAACAGCCACAAGGAGTATATATTATGACCCTTCAAACGAAAGAAGGAAAAACATACTCTAAAAAGGTAATCATCAAATAA
- a CDS encoding T9SS type A sorting domain-containing protein: protein MKINLLLGNRFSFKAGLMALFLFSTSTLSFAQNRIYAHAQSSGVFGVACLGCRIDNPLNAVGYNEDDYSTMVLGTALLGGIQQTLIFPDLRSDTRLVVGIGTDNIPLSVQLLSGVTLETMNGGTSNEDRRTIDVSLLKLGATPNRGTVEFKPSKPYDGIRIGLTGGVLSLGGGFRIYYAYQDPLISIMAHSQNGQVILGGNVSVEGSEITLFNTSGKEVYRSTLKSNTFEPRQPEGVYIMNVQTKEGKTYSRKILIK, encoded by the coding sequence ATGAAAATTAATTTACTTTTGGGAAACCGATTCTCTTTTAAGGCTGGATTAATGGCTTTATTTCTATTTTCAACCAGTACATTATCCTTTGCACAAAACAGAATTTACGCACATGCCCAAAGCTCGGGTGTATTTGGAGTAGCATGCCTGGGATGCCGCATAGATAATCCTTTGAATGCAGTTGGGTATAACGAGGATGACTATTCAACAATGGTATTGGGAACAGCTTTGTTAGGAGGAATTCAACAAACACTGATTTTTCCTGACCTAAGATCAGACACAAGACTGGTTGTAGGAATCGGAACAGACAACATTCCACTATCCGTACAGTTATTAAGCGGAGTAACTCTTGAAACCATGAATGGAGGTACTTCTAATGAGGACCGCAGAACGATAGATGTAAGCCTTCTTAAGCTGGGAGCAACACCCAACAGAGGAACAGTAGAATTCAAGCCGTCAAAACCTTATGACGGAATAAGAATAGGCTTAACGGGAGGTGTACTAAGTCTTGGCGGCGGATTCAGAATTTATTATGCTTATCAGGATCCATTGATCAGCATTATGGCCCACAGTCAAAACGGACAGGTTATTCTTGGAGGAAATGTTTCGGTAGAAGGCTCAGAAATCACATTGTTCAATACCTCTGGTAAAGAAGTATATCGTTCGACATTAAAATCAAACACTTTTGAGCCCAGACAGCCTGAAGGTGTTTATATTATGAATGTACAGACTAAAGAAGGAAAAACATATTCCAGAAAAATTTTAATTAAATAA
- the rpsT gene encoding 30S ribosomal protein S20, translating to MANHKSALKRIRQNETRRLRNRYYHKTARTALKALRNEENKAAATEQLPKVIALLDKLAKKNIIHKNKAANLKSKLTKHVNKLA from the coding sequence ATGGCAAATCATAAATCAGCACTAAAGAGAATCAGACAAAACGAAACTAGAAGACTTCGTAACAGATATTACCACAAGACTGCTAGAACAGCTTTAAAAGCTTTAAGAAATGAAGAGAACAAAGCTGCTGCTACAGAACAACTGCCAAAAGTTATCGCTTTATTGGATAAATTAGCTAAGAAAAATATTATCCACAAGAATAAAGCAGCTAACTTGAAAAGCAAATTGACAAAGCACGTTAATAAATTAGCGTAA